Proteins encoded within one genomic window of Pirellulales bacterium:
- a CDS encoding multidrug efflux RND transporter permease subunit: MSLSTPFIHRPVGTTLLTVAITLAGTLGYFLLPVSPLPQVEFPTIQVNGSLPGASPETMASAIATPLERQFGRIAGVTEMTSTSFLGSTSITLQFDLNRNIDAAARDVQAAINAARSQLPANLPSNPTYRKVNPADAPVMILALTSDTYETSRVYDAAATILQQKLSQVRGVGQVTVGGGAAPAVRVSVNPTMLNHLGLVLEDVRTMLGTANANRPKGQIADDKKAWSVSTTDQLLKADEYRPLIVAYSNGAPVRLGDIADVTDGVEDIFAKGLCDGKPAVTIIVFRQPGANIIQTVDRVRALLPQLQAEIPAGIDVTVAMDRTTTIRASVEDVQFTLIISVGLVILVVFLFLRNLRATFIPSIAVPVSLIGTFGVMYLMDYSLDNLSLMALTVATGFVVDDAIVVIENINRHLEAGMSPLEASLHGAKEIGFTVLSISVSLVAVFIPILLMGGIVGRLFREFAVTLSVAIFVSMLVSLTTTPMMCAALLKRHDEEKHGRLYMASEWVFDIILKFYEVTLGWVLRHQRITMVVTILTLVFTIYLYVVIPKGFFPQQDTGRISGSIQADQNTSYQAMEHLLTRFAATVSEDPAVEGLIAFTGGQGGTSNAGRMFISLKALEERQLSADQVIARLRGKLSSIPGGTLFLQAVQDLRIGGRSSSSQYQFTLQGDNLTDLVEWGPVLLREMRKLPELVDVSTDQQNRGLQATLVIDRLMAARLGITQQAIDDTLYDAFGQRQVSTMYLPLNQYHVVMEVDPTFRQNPEGLKHIYVAGANKAEVPLSEFAKFSTNTTALAVTHSGFFPSVTISFNLAPGVALGDAVDQVEKLQHDLGLPVTIHGSFSGAAQAFQASLRNEPVLILAALVTVYIVLGILYESLIHPITILSTLPSAGVGALLALMLCKTELNVMGLIGIILLIGIVKKNAIMMIDFALEAERGSGKAPADAIFEACILRFRPIIMTTLAALLGGLPLAMGTGNGAELRRPLGIAIVGGLIFSQILTLYTTPVVYLYLDLLRTLGARLRGRRAAAVTPAPALAPHFEA, translated from the coding sequence ATGAGCCTGTCCACTCCGTTTATCCATCGGCCGGTGGGTACGACGTTGCTGACGGTCGCGATCACGCTGGCCGGGACGCTGGGCTATTTCCTGCTGCCGGTTTCGCCTTTGCCGCAGGTTGAGTTCCCCACGATCCAGGTTAACGGATCGCTGCCCGGCGCCAGTCCCGAGACGATGGCCTCGGCAATCGCCACGCCGCTCGAACGGCAGTTCGGGCGAATCGCGGGCGTTACCGAAATGACGTCGACCAGCTTTCTGGGCTCGACGTCGATCACGCTGCAATTCGATTTGAATCGCAATATCGACGCCGCGGCGCGCGACGTCCAGGCGGCGATCAACGCGGCCCGCAGCCAGTTGCCGGCGAACCTGCCGAGCAATCCCACCTATCGCAAGGTGAATCCGGCCGATGCGCCGGTGATGATCCTAGCGTTAACCTCGGACACTTACGAAACATCTCGCGTGTACGACGCGGCGGCGACGATTCTGCAGCAGAAGCTCTCGCAGGTGCGCGGCGTGGGACAGGTGACCGTCGGCGGCGGCGCCGCGCCGGCCGTGCGCGTCTCAGTGAATCCCACGATGTTAAATCATCTAGGGCTAGTGCTCGAGGACGTGCGGACGATGCTCGGGACGGCTAACGCCAACCGTCCCAAGGGGCAAATCGCGGACGATAAGAAGGCTTGGTCCGTAAGCACCACGGATCAGCTGTTGAAGGCGGATGAATACCGGCCGCTGATCGTGGCCTACAGCAATGGCGCGCCGGTTCGACTGGGCGATATCGCCGACGTCACAGACGGGGTCGAGGATATTTTCGCGAAGGGTTTGTGCGACGGAAAACCGGCGGTGACGATCATCGTCTTTCGCCAACCCGGTGCGAACATCATTCAAACTGTCGACCGGGTGCGGGCGTTGTTGCCGCAACTGCAGGCCGAAATCCCGGCCGGCATCGACGTGACGGTCGCCATGGATCGCACGACCACGATTCGAGCCAGCGTCGAAGATGTGCAGTTCACGCTGATTATCTCGGTCGGCCTGGTGATTCTGGTGGTGTTCCTGTTCCTGCGCAATTTGCGCGCCACGTTTATTCCCAGCATCGCGGTGCCGGTGTCGCTGATTGGCACGTTCGGCGTGATGTACCTTATGGACTATAGCCTCGACAATCTTTCCTTGATGGCGCTGACCGTGGCCACGGGCTTCGTCGTCGACGATGCGATTGTCGTGATCGAGAATATCAATCGTCACCTGGAAGCCGGCATGTCGCCGCTCGAGGCCTCGCTGCACGGGGCCAAGGAGATCGGCTTTACGGTCCTCTCGATCAGCGTCTCGCTGGTGGCCGTGTTCATTCCTATTTTGTTGATGGGCGGGATCGTGGGCCGGCTATTTCGCGAGTTTGCCGTAACGCTGTCGGTGGCGATCTTCGTATCGATGCTGGTATCACTGACGACTACGCCCATGATGTGCGCCGCGCTGCTCAAGCGGCATGACGAGGAAAAGCACGGCCGGCTGTACATGGCCAGCGAATGGGTCTTTGACATCATCTTGAAGTTTTACGAAGTCACGCTGGGCTGGGTGTTGCGCCATCAGCGAATCACGATGGTGGTGACGATCCTGACCCTGGTATTCACGATTTACTTGTACGTTGTGATTCCCAAGGGATTTTTCCCGCAGCAGGATACGGGGCGCATTTCAGGTTCGATCCAGGCGGATCAGAACACTTCCTACCAGGCCATGGAGCATCTGCTGACCCGGTTCGCGGCCACGGTCAGCGAAGATCCGGCCGTGGAAGGGCTGATCGCGTTCACCGGCGGGCAAGGGGGCACATCGAACGCGGGGCGCATGTTCATTTCGCTTAAGGCACTCGAGGAGCGCCAGCTCAGCGCCGATCAGGTGATCGCGCGGTTGCGCGGCAAGCTCTCCAGCATTCCCGGCGGCACTCTGTTCCTGCAGGCCGTGCAGGACCTGCGCATCGGCGGCCGGTCCAGCAGTTCGCAATATCAGTTCACGTTGCAGGGAGACAACCTGACCGACCTGGTCGAATGGGGTCCGGTCCTGCTGCGCGAGATGCGCAAACTGCCGGAACTGGTCGACGTCAGCACCGATCAGCAGAATCGCGGGCTGCAGGCGACGCTGGTGATCGACCGATTGATGGCCGCACGGCTGGGAATTACGCAGCAAGCGATCGACGATACGCTGTACGACGCGTTTGGCCAGCGGCAAGTCTCGACGATGTACCTGCCGCTGAACCAGTATCACGTCGTGATGGAAGTCGATCCCACCTTCCGACAAAATCCCGAAGGGCTGAAGCACATTTACGTCGCCGGGGCGAACAAAGCCGAGGTGCCGCTGAGTGAATTCGCGAAGTTCTCGACCAATACGACGGCGCTGGCGGTGACGCATTCGGGCTTTTTCCCTTCGGTCACAATCTCGTTCAATCTGGCCCCCGGCGTGGCGCTGGGGGATGCCGTAGATCAGGTCGAAAAGCTGCAGCACGATTTGGGCTTGCCCGTCACGATTCACGGCAGCTTCTCGGGAGCGGCACAAGCGTTTCAGGCCTCGCTGCGGAATGAGCCCGTGCTGATCCTGGCGGCCCTGGTAACCGTGTACATCGTGCTGGGCATTCTGTACGAGAGCTTGATCCATCCGATCACAATCCTCTCGACGCTGCCGTCGGCCGGTGTCGGCGCGCTGTTGGCGCTGATGCTGTGCAAGACCGAGTTGAACGTCATGGGCTTGATCGGCATCATTCTGCTGATCGGCATTGTGAAGAAAAACGCGATCATGATGATCGACTTTGCGCTCGAGGCCGAGCGCGGTTCGGGCAAGGCACCGGCCGATGCCATTTTCGAAGCCTGCATCCTGCGCTTCCGCCCGATCATCATGACCACGTTGGCGGCGCTATTGGGAGGACTACCGCTGGCGATGGGAACCGGCAATGGCGCCGAGCTACGCCGGCCGCTGGGAATCGCGATCGTTGGTGGGCTGATCTTCAGCCAGATACTGACGTTGTACACCACGCCTGTCGTATATCTTTATCTCGACCTGTTGAGAACGCTGGGCGCCCGGCTGCGTGGGCGCCGCGCGGCGGCGGTGACACCGGCGCCGGCGCTCGCGCCACACTTCGAGGCGTAG
- a CDS encoding DUF3299 domain-containing protein, producing the protein MNRTSAILATLSCVTALSLVVTGCEESRAPAASETRSTANVSETQPAAKEQPESEKTAPEESAAKVPASESAPPAPESPVAKSDKSATKSEQAAAKPDIPARKPPAPAGTQNITFDTLKFAIEKNDDYQRSKLTPEIEALDGRDVKLRGYILPSFQQSGITQFVLVRDNMQCCFGPGAALYDCVVVDMKPGKMTEFTVRPVAVEGKFELRDFKGPDGKFLAIYHLDGEAVRF; encoded by the coding sequence GTGAATCGAACGAGCGCTATTCTCGCCACTCTGAGCTGCGTCACGGCGTTATCGCTGGTCGTGACCGGTTGCGAGGAAAGCCGCGCGCCGGCCGCCTCGGAAACTCGTTCGACCGCAAACGTGTCCGAGACTCAGCCCGCAGCCAAGGAACAGCCGGAATCCGAGAAGACGGCCCCCGAAGAGTCCGCCGCGAAGGTCCCCGCGTCCGAGTCCGCCCCACCGGCACCAGAAAGTCCTGTAGCAAAGTCGGATAAGTCCGCAACAAAGTCGGAACAAGCTGCCGCAAAGCCTGACATTCCTGCGCGAAAGCCACCTGCGCCGGCCGGCACGCAAAACATCACCTTCGATACGCTCAAATTCGCGATCGAAAAGAACGACGATTACCAGCGCTCGAAGCTGACGCCTGAGATCGAAGCCCTCGACGGGCGCGACGTCAAATTGCGCGGCTACATCCTCCCCAGCTTCCAACAGTCCGGCATCACGCAGTTCGTGTTGGTGCGCGATAACATGCAATGCTGCTTCGGCCCTGGTGCGGCGCTGTACGACTGCGTCGTGGTCGACATGAAGCCCGGCAAGATGACCGAGTTCACCGTCCGCCCGGTGGCGGTCGAAGGAAAGTTTGAGCTGCGCGACTTCAAGGGGCCCGACGGTAAGTTCCTGGCCATTTACCATCTCGACGGCGAAGCCGTCCGGTTCTAA
- a CDS encoding ABC transporter ATP-binding protein, translating to MLSLKNVKKSFAQPDGTRLPILDIPEFNVAAGEQMALMGRSGCGKTTLLHVIAGISRPDSGQVQVGGRDLGSLSEHSRDRFRADHIGYVFQTFNLLPGFSALENVLLGMSFTAGRVDEARARQLLAHVGLGHRLGHKPAMLSVGEQQRVAVARAMANRPKLLLADEPTANVDTGHQQQIIDLIRTSCTEENVALVLVTHTPEVSEQFTRIDHLDQLNHAVVNA from the coding sequence ATGCTCTCTTTGAAGAACGTCAAGAAGTCGTTCGCACAGCCCGACGGTACGCGGCTGCCGATTCTCGATATTCCCGAATTCAACGTCGCGGCCGGCGAGCAGATGGCGCTGATGGGGCGCAGCGGCTGCGGCAAGACCACGCTCTTGCATGTGATCGCCGGCATCAGCCGCCCCGATTCGGGCCAGGTGCAGGTGGGGGGCCGTGACCTCGGCTCGCTATCCGAGCATAGCCGCGATCGCTTTCGGGCCGATCACATCGGTTACGTTTTTCAAACGTTCAATCTGTTGCCCGGCTTCTCGGCCCTCGAAAACGTCCTGTTGGGGATGAGCTTCACGGCCGGCCGTGTTGACGAAGCGCGGGCGAGGCAACTCTTGGCCCATGTCGGCCTGGGGCATCGACTGGGTCACAAGCCGGCGATGCTTTCCGTGGGCGAGCAGCAACGCGTGGCCGTAGCCCGCGCCATGGCCAATCGCCCCAAGCTGCTGTTGGCCGACGAGCCCACGGCCAATGTCGACACCGGGCATCAGCAACAAATCATCGACCTGATTCGCACTTCGTGTACGGAAGAGAACGTGGCGCTCGTGCTGGTGACGCACACACCCGAGGTCAGCGAACAGTTCACACGCATCGATCACTTGGACCAACTCAATCACGCTGTGGTAAACGCATGA
- a CDS encoding DUF4190 domain-containing protein produces MGVQVESGMSPDMLDDYSQYRALSVLAVASCILGLLSATSFLAWALAAIIPALGVITGIVALVRIRKNPTELTGQAVAVAGIVLSILFLGAGASYLTYDYVTEVPPGYERLNYAELQPDPETQGEIFPPAISERSGERVFIKGYIYPGKQTTGIKQFVLCRDNGDCCFGGQPKLTDRIMVNLKGPLSLNYSTKLRRLAGTFRVEPGRATDGLGGVIYHLDADYLK; encoded by the coding sequence ATGGGCGTGCAAGTCGAGTCGGGCATGTCTCCCGACATGTTGGACGATTATTCGCAATACCGAGCGTTGAGTGTCCTGGCTGTCGCCAGTTGCATTCTGGGGCTACTCTCGGCCACCAGCTTTTTGGCGTGGGCCTTGGCCGCGATCATTCCAGCCCTGGGTGTCATTACCGGCATCGTGGCGCTGGTAAGGATCAGAAAGAATCCTACCGAGCTGACCGGCCAGGCGGTTGCCGTGGCCGGCATCGTGCTGAGTATCCTCTTCCTGGGCGCGGGAGCCTCGTACCTGACGTACGACTACGTCACCGAAGTACCGCCAGGCTACGAACGCTTGAACTACGCCGAGCTGCAGCCCGACCCCGAGACGCAGGGCGAGATTTTTCCGCCGGCGATCTCCGAGCGCAGTGGCGAGCGGGTCTTTATCAAGGGCTACATCTATCCCGGCAAGCAGACCACCGGTATCAAACAGTTCGTGCTCTGCCGCGACAATGGCGACTGCTGCTTCGGCGGCCAGCCCAAGCTCACGGATCGCATCATGGTCAATCTGAAGGGCCCGTTGTCGCTCAATTACTCGACCAAGCTGCGGCGACTGGCCGGCACCTTCCGCGTCGAGCCAGGACGAGCCACCGATGGCCTGGGGGGCGTCATTTACCACCTCGACGCGGATTACCTGAAGTGA
- a CDS encoding UDP-2,3-diacylglucosamine diphosphatase, which translates to MLNFDTVVVSDLHLGARNSRGNDFLRFLHTLQTDRLVLAGDLFNDHRLRGLQERDVQVVELLRQYARGVHVDWVVGNHDPSPDWFAGLLGITAVEEVILDVGRERYLVYHGHGWDPSLTWPQLVVDTADAIYFACQWLDPSHRLARSLKRSSKHFLHVTDVLRRRAIDEAQRRDFAGVILGHSHLACEVRDAGVHYLNSGCWTEKPSSFVGIRSGRARLYDWDPVARAAWLRETSIDTMRCERMELAESPSDEASSAA; encoded by the coding sequence ATGTTGAACTTCGACACCGTCGTCGTCAGCGATTTGCACTTGGGTGCGCGGAACAGTCGCGGCAACGATTTTCTCAGGTTCCTGCACACGCTGCAGACCGATCGCCTGGTTCTGGCCGGCGATCTATTCAACGACCATCGACTGCGCGGCCTGCAAGAGCGCGACGTGCAAGTGGTCGAGCTGCTGCGCCAATACGCCCGCGGAGTGCATGTCGATTGGGTCGTCGGCAATCATGACCCCAGCCCCGATTGGTTCGCCGGGCTGCTAGGGATCACGGCCGTCGAGGAAGTGATTCTCGATGTCGGCCGCGAGCGGTACCTGGTGTATCACGGTCACGGTTGGGATCCGTCGCTCACCTGGCCGCAACTCGTGGTCGACACGGCAGACGCGATCTATTTCGCCTGCCAATGGCTCGACCCTTCGCATCGGCTGGCGCGGAGCCTGAAACGCAGTTCGAAACATTTTCTGCACGTGACCGACGTTCTTCGCCGCCGCGCGATCGACGAGGCGCAGCGTCGCGACTTCGCAGGCGTGATCCTCGGCCATTCGCACCTGGCCTGCGAGGTGCGTGACGCGGGGGTCCACTACCTGAACAGTGGTTGCTGGACCGAGAAGCCGTCATCGTTCGTCGGCATCCGCTCCGGCCGCGCACGGCTCTACGATTGGGATCCGGTGGCCCGCGCGGCCTGGCTGCGCGAGACCAGCATCGACACGATGCGTTGCGAACGCATGGAGCTCGCAGAATCGCCCAGCGACGAAGCATCAAGCGCCGCGTGA
- the ricT gene encoding regulatory iron-sulfur-containing complex subunit RicT: MQKYVVRYGVMRTLGVFSTSRGENFLRGDRVIVRTDRGLEAGEILCPATEETTGQLPDAQRGQILRQMTGDDENELSRMREQERNEFETCRRVVGELQLPMKVVDVEHVFGGERVVIYFLAENRVDFRNLVKTLASEFQTRIEMRQIGVRDEAKLLADYGDCGKPVCCNTHLSEMPPVSMKMAKLQKATLDPTKISGRCGRLKCCLRYEFDTYEALQKDLPPVGSSVVTAKGRMRVLAHEILASQLLVETEDRTRVLIQAGDVLSVLNAGPRTD, from the coding sequence ATGCAAAAGTACGTCGTTCGCTATGGGGTGATGCGGACTCTGGGGGTGTTCAGCACCAGCCGGGGCGAGAATTTCCTGCGCGGAGATCGGGTCATCGTGCGCACCGATCGGGGGCTCGAGGCGGGCGAAATCCTTTGCCCGGCCACCGAGGAAACCACCGGCCAGCTACCGGATGCGCAGCGTGGGCAGATCCTGCGCCAGATGACCGGTGACGACGAGAACGAGCTTTCGCGAATGCGCGAGCAGGAACGCAACGAGTTCGAGACCTGCCGCCGCGTCGTGGGCGAGTTGCAACTGCCGATGAAAGTGGTCGATGTCGAGCACGTCTTCGGCGGCGAACGTGTGGTGATCTATTTCCTGGCCGAAAACCGCGTCGATTTTCGCAACCTGGTCAAGACGCTGGCCAGCGAGTTCCAGACGCGCATCGAGATGCGGCAAATTGGCGTCCGTGACGAGGCCAAACTGCTGGCCGACTACGGCGATTGCGGCAAACCGGTCTGCTGCAATACGCACCTCTCCGAGATGCCGCCGGTGTCGATGAAAATGGCCAAGTTGCAGAAGGCCACGCTCGACCCAACGAAGATTTCCGGCCGTTGCGGCCGTTTGAAGTGCTGCCTGCGCTATGAATTCGACACATACGAGGCTTTGCAGAAGGACCTGCCCCCCGTGGGATCGAGCGTTGTCACGGCCAAGGGCCGGATGCGCGTCCTGGCTCACGAAATTCTCGCCAGCCAACTGCTGGTCGAAACCGAGGATCGTACCCGCGTACTGATTCAGGCAGGCGACGTCTTGAGCGTGCTAAACGCTGGCCCCCGCACGGACTGA
- a CDS encoding SOS response-associated peptidase: MCGRFTLRARPHAVAEAFELLELPDLSPRYNIAPTQSVATVRFDPEQRRRVLALQRWGLVPKWADSLSIGNRMINARAEGIATKPAFRQAFVARRCLVVADGFYEWHKTPDGKQPYFIHRPDHAPLAFAGLWERWGPENLESCTIITTAANSMMRGLHERMPVILQPADYDRWLDPTLRDRAALEALLQPAADDLLRAEPVTTLVNSPKNDQPECVVPIG; the protein is encoded by the coding sequence ATGTGCGGACGATTTACTTTGCGCGCCCGGCCGCATGCCGTGGCCGAAGCCTTTGAACTGTTGGAATTGCCGGACCTGTCGCCGCGCTACAACATCGCGCCGACGCAAAGCGTGGCCACGGTGCGCTTTGATCCCGAGCAGCGGCGGCGCGTGCTCGCCCTGCAGCGGTGGGGACTGGTGCCGAAGTGGGCTGATAGCCTGTCAATCGGCAACCGCATGATCAACGCCCGGGCCGAGGGGATCGCGACGAAGCCGGCCTTCCGTCAGGCATTCGTGGCGCGGCGCTGCCTGGTCGTGGCCGACGGATTCTACGAATGGCATAAGACGCCCGACGGCAAGCAGCCTTATTTCATCCACCGCCCGGATCATGCTCCGCTGGCTTTCGCCGGGCTGTGGGAGCGATGGGGGCCGGAGAATCTGGAGTCGTGTACGATCATCACGACCGCGGCCAATTCGATGATGCGTGGTCTGCACGAACGGATGCCGGTAATCCTGCAGCCGGCGGATTACGACCGCTGGCTTGATCCAACGCTACGCGATCGCGCAGCGCTCGAAGCGCTTTTGCAACCGGCGGCCGACGATCTGCTGCGCGCCGAGCCGGTAACGACGCTGGTGAATAGTCCCAAGAATGATCAACCGGAATGCGTCGTGCCCATCGGATAG
- a CDS encoding FtsX-like permease family protein translates to MSLWKIAWRSIQQRALASSLTAFSMALGVALVVAVLVAQGVISDSFTRGAGGYHLVVGKKGSQLQLVLNTVYHLQDPIENIPYSFYKEFITTADHQGKFAPYVQTAIPYCLGDNYEGFRVVGTVPDLFDKIEYAGGKKYEFQPGGRNFEYEHFFEAVIGASVAKKTGLKVGDEFQPTHGLSNEGDGHKHDAFKIVGVLKPTGTANDRALFVNMEGFYLLDKHAKPVEEGAAGHDDHHAAGEPHDAHHDDHDADHKHDHDAAHADAHGHADEHAHAEEAGHAEEPGHTHDEHAADHAHDEPAAASAAAAEPHDHDPATKDDAAAKDKDHDTHDGHTHDEHAHDEGADHDHPHAAGETAAHDDHDHDHEKAAAPAAADHDHDAHDHDAHDHAGHDHDHDAHGHDHDHGHEGHDHHHAPLPEDQREVTSILVLAGNDFSAESLRTTINEGETAQAVSPIRVISDFFKTLVNGVSIALLALTVLIIVVAGVGVMVSIYNSMNDRRRDIAVMRALGAGRQTVLSVILLESILLALGGGLLGFLMGHALVGVLGPIVEAFSGVTLGFMQFVPYELILVPGLIVLAALSGFLPAMSAYRTDVAKALSASP, encoded by the coding sequence ATGAGCTTGTGGAAGATCGCCTGGCGAAGCATTCAACAGCGGGCACTGGCTTCGAGCCTGACGGCCTTTAGCATGGCGCTCGGCGTGGCGCTGGTCGTGGCGGTGCTGGTCGCGCAGGGAGTTATCTCCGACTCGTTCACGCGCGGCGCCGGCGGCTACCATCTGGTCGTCGGCAAGAAAGGGAGCCAGTTGCAACTGGTTCTGAACACGGTCTATCACCTGCAAGATCCGATCGAGAACATTCCCTACAGCTTCTATAAGGAATTCATCACCACGGCCGATCACCAGGGGAAGTTCGCACCTTATGTGCAAACGGCGATCCCCTACTGCCTGGGCGATAACTACGAAGGCTTTCGCGTCGTAGGCACGGTACCGGACTTGTTCGACAAGATCGAATACGCCGGCGGCAAGAAATACGAATTCCAGCCCGGAGGTCGCAACTTCGAGTACGAGCATTTCTTCGAGGCCGTGATCGGGGCGAGCGTTGCGAAGAAGACCGGACTCAAGGTCGGCGACGAGTTCCAGCCTACGCACGGCCTGTCGAACGAAGGGGACGGCCACAAGCACGATGCCTTCAAGATCGTCGGCGTCCTCAAGCCGACCGGCACGGCCAACGATCGCGCCCTGTTCGTTAACATGGAAGGCTTCTACCTGCTCGACAAACATGCCAAGCCTGTCGAGGAAGGTGCCGCCGGCCATGACGATCATCACGCGGCCGGCGAACCGCACGACGCGCATCACGACGACCACGATGCCGATCACAAGCACGATCATGACGCCGCGCATGCGGACGCCCACGGCCACGCGGATGAACATGCGCACGCCGAAGAAGCAGGCCACGCCGAAGAGCCCGGCCACACGCACGATGAGCACGCTGCCGATCACGCGCACGACGAGCCAGCCGCCGCATCAGCCGCCGCTGCCGAACCGCACGATCACGATCCGGCCACGAAGGACGATGCGGCAGCTAAGGATAAAGATCATGACACCCATGATGGCCACACCCATGATGAGCATGCCCATGATGAAGGGGCTGACCACGATCATCCGCACGCCGCCGGCGAGACGGCCGCGCACGACGATCACGACCATGACCACGAAAAGGCCGCCGCACCGGCCGCCGCGGATCACGATCATGACGCCCACGATCACGATGCCCATGACCACGCCGGGCATGATCATGACCACGATGCCCACGGCCATGATCACGATCATGGGCACGAAGGGCACGACCATCACCATGCCCCGCTGCCTGAAGATCAGCGCGAGGTGACGTCGATCCTAGTCCTTGCCGGCAACGACTTTAGCGCCGAGAGTTTGCGGACTACAATTAATGAGGGCGAAACGGCCCAAGCCGTCTCCCCCATTCGTGTTATCAGTGACTTCTTCAAAACGCTGGTCAACGGCGTCAGCATCGCCCTGTTGGCCCTGACGGTGCTGATTATCGTCGTGGCCGGAGTCGGCGTGATGGTCAGCATCTATAATTCGATGAACGACCGCCGCCGGGACATCGCGGTGATGCGGGCCTTGGGGGCCGGTCGCCAGACAGTACTGTCGGTGATCCTGCTGGAGTCGATCCTGCTGGCGCTCGGCGGAGGGTTGCTGGGCTTTCTGATGGGTCACGCGTTGGTGGGAGTTTTGGGGCCAATCGTCGAGGCGTTTTCCGGTGTCACGCTTGGTTTCATGCAGTTTGTGCCGTATGAATTAATCTTGGTCCCTGGCTTGATCGTGCTCGCGGCTCTGTCCGGCTTCCTACCCGCCATGAGTGCCTATCGCACGGACGTGGCGAAGGCTTTGTCGGCCAGCCCCTGA
- a CDS encoding Minf_1886 family protein produces MSDAAQTLADLLRDDKRYQRSAYLFVFDALNYAHSELGMGAAPGGEEQEQGVTTERHLTGQELCEAIRLYALDQYGYMAKCVLNSYGVNTTGDFGEIVFNLIRVGLMRKTPEDRREDFDDVFDFETGLEQSFQITPPE; encoded by the coding sequence ATGTCCGACGCCGCCCAAACGCTTGCCGATCTGTTGCGCGATGATAAGCGCTACCAGCGCTCGGCATACCTGTTTGTCTTCGACGCGCTGAACTATGCGCACTCGGAACTGGGAATGGGTGCTGCCCCCGGGGGCGAAGAGCAGGAGCAAGGCGTGACCACCGAGCGGCACCTGACCGGGCAAGAGCTGTGCGAGGCGATTCGCCTCTACGCGCTCGATCAATATGGCTACATGGCCAAGTGCGTGCTGAACAGCTACGGCGTTAATACCACCGGCGATTTCGGCGAAATCGTCTTCAATCTGATTCGCGTCGGCCTGATGCGTAAAACGCCGGAAGACCGTCGCGAGGATTTCGACGACGTGTTCGATTTCGAGACGGGCCTGGAACAAAGTTTTCAGATTACGCCGCCCGAGTAG